The Desulfomonile tiedjei genome includes a region encoding these proteins:
- the amrS gene encoding AmmeMemoRadiSam system radical SAM enzyme → MKEATLYDKLESGEVKCRLCRHGCKIDDGKKGICGVRMNSDGTLYTLVYDKVVSTNVDPIEKKPLFHFAPGTKSFSIATVGCNFRCSFCQNWSISQMPHERGQILGERYSPEQIVEMAIQTGCRSIAYTYTEPTIYYELARDTMRVAKKRGLLNVFVTNGYMTRDMLDDSKGLIDAANVDLKAFNDRFYTRYCKAKREGVLDTLRYMKELGIWLEVTTLLIQTLNDDVQEIREMARFIRSELGRETPWHVSRFYPQYKETDLPPTDVQALRRVRQMGIEEGLYYVYTGNVPMDPGEKTYCPGCEHLLIDRVGYEVATEEIKEGLCPKCGFRIDGVEI, encoded by the coding sequence ATGAAAGAGGCTACGCTCTACGACAAACTGGAATCGGGCGAGGTCAAATGCCGCTTGTGCCGCCACGGATGCAAAATTGACGACGGGAAAAAGGGCATTTGCGGCGTGCGCATGAACTCCGACGGGACGTTGTACACGTTGGTCTATGATAAAGTTGTCTCCACCAACGTCGATCCGATCGAAAAAAAACCGCTGTTCCATTTCGCGCCGGGAACCAAATCCTTCTCTATTGCGACGGTGGGATGCAATTTTCGATGCTCTTTCTGTCAAAACTGGTCTATTTCCCAGATGCCGCACGAAAGAGGCCAAATACTCGGAGAGCGGTACAGCCCCGAGCAAATAGTGGAAATGGCAATCCAGACCGGCTGCAGAAGCATTGCGTATACGTACACGGAACCGACAATCTATTATGAATTGGCCCGCGACACCATGAGAGTCGCGAAAAAGAGAGGCCTGCTGAACGTTTTCGTCACCAACGGATACATGACTCGGGACATGCTCGATGATTCAAAGGGACTCATAGACGCGGCCAATGTGGACCTGAAGGCGTTCAACGACCGCTTTTACACACGCTATTGCAAGGCCAAACGTGAGGGAGTGCTCGATACGCTCCGGTACATGAAAGAGTTGGGGATATGGCTGGAAGTAACTACTCTTCTTATCCAGACCCTGAACGACGACGTTCAGGAAATCCGAGAAATGGCTCGTTTCATCCGGAGCGAACTGGGCAGAGAGACGCCGTGGCACGTCAGCCGGTTCTATCCGCAGTACAAGGAGACCGATCTGCCGCCCACGGATGTTCAAGCCCTGCGTAGAGTGCGGCAGATGGGGATCGAGGAAGGCCTTTACTACGTGTATACAGGCAATGTTCCCATGGATCCGGGGGAAAAAACATATTGTCCCGGCTGCGAACACCTTTTGATAGACCGGGTCGGGTACGAAGTAGCCACGGAAGAAATCAAAGAGGGCCTCTGCCCCAAATGCGGGTTTCGCATAGACGGAGTGGAGATTTAA
- the mpl gene encoding UDP-N-acetylmuramate:L-alanyl-gamma-D-glutamyl-meso-diaminopimelate ligase, whose amino-acid sequence MTNRFIRDDRADVSIPRPPAHVHLMGICGTGMGSLAGMFHEHGYTVTGSDNGVYPPMSDFLSQMGIKVMEGYAASNLKPRPDLVVVGNVIRRTNPEAVELENSGVPFVSMPEALIRFFARNKTRIVVTGTHGKTTVSSMIAWILHDQKLDPGFMIGGLPGNFLKNHRLGSGPHFVIEGDEYDTAYFDKTPKFVHYEPHVGIMTSCEFDHGDIYDSLEQIESQFAAFTALIPSGGCLIAYGGDHRVRTIVENTRTPVHIYGSDDAAEWQVLRAENQSNGFRTTIMHRGRQVAAGTLPVVGYHNVLNALAAIAATACLGVAPQKAMESLQSFEGVKRRQEIRGEQAGVLVIDDFAHHPTEVKATCAGIKSHFPQRRLVAVFEPRTNTSKRAFFQELYSSAFGDADIVVLREPRDVEAIPPRDRFSSDLLAKTLRSEGKKAWAFLDTDKLIDFLLEQVVPGDVALIMSNGSFDNIHVRLLNRLKGRVR is encoded by the coding sequence ATGACAAACCGCTTCATAAGAGACGATCGTGCAGATGTCTCGATTCCCCGCCCACCTGCTCACGTGCATTTGATGGGGATTTGCGGCACAGGCATGGGCTCACTGGCCGGCATGTTCCACGAGCATGGCTACACGGTGACTGGCTCTGACAACGGCGTGTACCCTCCCATGAGCGATTTCTTGAGCCAAATGGGGATCAAGGTCATGGAAGGGTACGCAGCGTCCAACCTCAAGCCAAGGCCTGACCTTGTTGTCGTAGGAAATGTCATCCGTCGCACCAACCCTGAAGCTGTGGAGTTGGAGAATTCGGGCGTGCCCTTTGTTTCCATGCCCGAAGCTCTCATACGGTTTTTTGCACGAAACAAAACTCGAATCGTGGTTACCGGCACGCACGGCAAGACAACGGTCAGCTCCATGATCGCTTGGATTCTTCACGATCAGAAGCTTGACCCAGGCTTCATGATCGGGGGCCTACCCGGAAATTTTCTCAAAAACCATCGCCTGGGAAGCGGGCCGCATTTTGTCATTGAAGGGGACGAGTACGATACCGCATATTTTGACAAGACCCCCAAATTTGTACACTACGAGCCCCATGTGGGGATCATGACCTCATGTGAATTCGATCACGGAGACATTTACGACAGTCTGGAACAGATAGAAAGCCAGTTCGCCGCTTTCACGGCATTAATCCCCAGTGGAGGCTGCTTGATAGCCTACGGAGGGGACCACAGAGTTCGCACCATAGTCGAGAACACTCGTACTCCCGTCCATATATATGGCTCCGACGACGCCGCGGAATGGCAGGTTCTGCGTGCCGAGAATCAGAGTAACGGATTCCGGACAACGATAATGCACCGGGGCCGTCAGGTCGCTGCCGGAACATTGCCCGTGGTTGGTTATCATAATGTTCTAAACGCCCTGGCAGCGATTGCCGCGACCGCATGTTTAGGTGTGGCTCCTCAGAAGGCTATGGAATCGCTTCAATCCTTTGAGGGGGTGAAACGGCGCCAGGAAATTCGCGGTGAACAGGCCGGAGTATTGGTTATAGACGATTTCGCGCATCATCCCACCGAGGTGAAAGCAACTTGTGCAGGGATAAAGTCACATTTTCCACAACGCCGACTGGTGGCCGTTTTCGAGCCCAGGACCAACACCAGTAAGAGGGCCTTTTTCCAGGAGCTTTATTCCTCAGCGTTCGGTGATGCGGACATCGTGGTTCTCCGAGAACCCCGCGATGTGGAGGCTATTCCGCCGCGGGATCGCTTCAGTTCCGATTTGCTGGCCAAAACGCTCCGTTCTGAAGGGAAGAAGGCCTGGGCCTTCCTTGATACCGACAAATTAATTGATTTTCTTTTGGAGCAGGTAGTTCCGGGAGACGTGGCGCTAATTATGTCCAATGGAAGCTTTGACAACATCCACGTGCGTCTTCTGAACCGGCTCAAGGGGCGAGTAAGATGA